TAGACGATTAGATTATTACAATTATATTTGCCCTTGAATATGTGACGCTATCAGCTTCCCGTGATGGCGTCCACTTTCGATGAAAATTTCGTTTGCTTCCCTGCCTGCAGCGATGACGCCGGCAATATAAAGTCCTGGTACATTCGTTTCCATTGTTTCCGGATGGAAGGCAGGTATCGTTGATTCCTCATTAACCTCTGCGCCAGCCTCTGTTAATAGCGTCCGTTCTGGACGAAACCCCGTTAAAGCGAGAACGAAGTCATTATCAATCTCAAATGGAGCACTGTCATCTGCGTCCAAGGGTTGAACGGTAACACTGCGCTCATTTATTTGAATGACGCGGGAAGAGAAGAGCATGCGAATTTTCCCTTTGCTAACCATGCTTTCAAATAGAGGTCTCACCCAAGGCTTAATGCTACGTGAATATTGATCTCCCCGATAGACAATCGTAATTTCTGCTCCAACTCGAAGGAGCTCCATCGCCGCGTCCACTGCGGAGTTGTTACCACCAATGATAGTCACCTTCATTCCCGTATAAGGATGAGCTTCCTGGAAAAAGTGACTTACCTTGGAAAGCTCCTCGCCAGGAATACCGAGCATGTTCGGATGATCAAAATAGCCCGTGGCGACAATGACGAAACGAGTCTCATATACGAGAACAGCTCCGAATCGATCTACAGTCTGTACCTGAAATGATCCGTCAGCTTGCGGAGTAATTGAAGTGGCGGATTCATAGGAGTTGATCCGTAATTTACTGCGCAGTGAGACATCACGATAATATTGCAATGCTTCGCGGCGAGTAGGCTTGTCATTCGGAGTGATGAACGCTATACCGCCAATTTCCAACAATTCTGACGTGCTGAAAAACTGCATATAGGTCGGATACTGATAGATGGAATGAACAACTGAGTTTTGCTCAATGATAAGGGACTGGATTCCGATAGCTTGAAGCTCAAGCGCGGCAGACAAACCACAAGGTCCGGCACCGATAATAACGACTTTCTCTGACTGTACGTTTATTTGCTCGTTCATCTGTATTCTCCATATTCTCCAGTTTAAGTTTTATCTTTATCTATAGATTTATGTTCTTATTGTAACATGTAATGGCGTTCAGACCGAAGGGGAATGAGTTGGGTGATATAGAATGAAAAAATAAAATTTTCCATCAAACTTGTGACTTAATTCACATACATGAGCTCGGTTAAGGCTCATACTGAGAATATAGAAAGCATTAGTACACAGGAATGGGAGAGATGGCAACAATGATTACGAAATTTCTTAAAGAGAATGTATGGGCTGCGGTAGTATTAACATGTGTTCGAATCTATCTTGGGTGGCAGTGGCTCGAGGCTGGTTGGCATAAATTGACGGGTAGTGAAGCTTTTACAGCAGCGGGTTTCTTGAAAAATTCGATCAATAATCCGGTTGCTGATAAAGCAACCAAGGAAGCCATTTATCCGACTTACACAGCTTTTCTTGAGCATTTCGCATTACCGAATGTGAAGCTCATTGACTTCTTAATTCCAGCCGGTGAATTTCTAGTGGGATTAGGACTAATCGTTGGGGGATTAACGGCAGCAGCAGCCTTCTTCGGCATCCTGATGAACTTCATGTTCCTGTTTGCAGGCACGGTATCGACTAATCCATGGTTACTGATGATTGGTACGATCGTCTTTATCGCTGGAGCGAATGCTGGAAAATTCGGCTTGGATTACTACTTGATTCCTTGGATACGCAAAGGCTGGAACATCGTCACCAAGCGAGGGAAGCCTACAAACAAGAAAGTCACCATCTAAAAAAGTTAATGATTACTTCATAGCGAAGGGGTTGTCCCAGAAGGTCTTAAACGATCTGAGGTGCAGCCCCTTTATTTTTTGTTTTCCTCCGGCAAAATGGACAGCACCCACTCACACCATTCAATGTTGGTACGATAGCTCATTACGCCTTTCTTGAGTAAAATATAGGAGCCAAACAACGGAGAATGATAAGGGGGAGCTTCCCCATCTGATATACCACACTTGCTCTGTATAAGGCTTATCTTTTCCTGAAAATGAAGCAATCTGGTCTGATAATAGTCAAGCCTATCATCGAATAGCTTCCGGGAGATTTCCGGGTCGACTGTAGAAATGCAATAGGCTTTCAAATTGATTTCATCCCGCATAACCGGGATGGCTGAGGGTTCAGCTAACCACTCACGAAGTGAGTCGATGCCCTTTTCCGTTATGGAATACACCTTTTTATCAGGCTT
This portion of the Cohnella abietis genome encodes:
- a CDS encoding YpdA family putative bacillithiol disulfide reductase — encoded protein: MNEQINVQSEKVVIIGAGPCGLSAALELQAIGIQSLIIEQNSVVHSIYQYPTYMQFFSTSELLEIGGIAFITPNDKPTRREALQYYRDVSLRSKLRINSYESATSITPQADGSFQVQTVDRFGAVLVYETRFVIVATGYFDHPNMLGIPGEELSKVSHFFQEAHPYTGMKVTIIGGNNSAVDAAMELLRVGAEITIVYRGDQYSRSIKPWVRPLFESMVSKGKIRMLFSSRVIQINERSVTVQPLDADDSAPFEIDNDFVLALTGFRPERTLLTEAGAEVNEESTIPAFHPETMETNVPGLYIAGVIAAGREANEIFIESGRHHGKLIASHIQGQI
- a CDS encoding TQO small subunit DoxD yields the protein MITKFLKENVWAAVVLTCVRIYLGWQWLEAGWHKLTGSEAFTAAGFLKNSINNPVADKATKEAIYPTYTAFLEHFALPNVKLIDFLIPAGEFLVGLGLIVGGLTAAAAFFGILMNFMFLFAGTVSTNPWLLMIGTIVFIAGANAGKFGLDYYLIPWIRKGWNIVTKRGKPTNKKVTI
- a CDS encoding PadR family transcriptional regulator translates to MSLLSHNSLSGYDLMLKLQPFWPAKHSQIYPLLANMEKENQVTFELIAQTDKPDKKVYSITEKGIDSLREWLAEPSAIPVMRDEINLKAYCISTVDPEISRKLFDDRLDYYQTRLLHFQEKISLIQSKCGISDGEAPPYHSPLFGSYILLKKGVMSYRTNIEWCEWVLSILPEENKK